Proteins from a single region of Harmonia axyridis chromosome 4, icHarAxyr1.1, whole genome shotgun sequence:
- the LOC123679265 gene encoding isocitrate dehydrogenase [NADP] cytoplasmic-like: protein MAGVLTKFTKATARISRNGKIINNAPRCSYGTEHRVVAKNPVVEMDGDEMTRIIWEKIKERLIFPYVKVECLYYDLGLPYRDQTDDQVTIDAAHAILKHNVGIKCATITPDEQRVEEFKLKKMWLSPNGTIRNILGGTVFREPILCKNIPKLVPGWINPIVIGRHAFGDQYKATDFVVPGPGKVEMTYTSTDGKVQKYDVYTFKGAGVALGMYNTDESIKAFAHSSFQVALNKGWPLYLSTKNTILKRYDGRFKDIFQEIYEKEYKPQFEAKKIWYEHRLIDDMVAQALKSSGKFVWSCKNYDGDVQSDIVAQGYGSLGMMTSVLMCPDGKTIESEAAHGTVTRHYREHQKGNQTSTNPIASIFAWTRGLEHRGILDGTPDLVNFAKTLEKACVDCVESGKLTKDLAASIHGGFSNVKPDMYLNTQDFLEAIAEQLEKTIKH, encoded by the exons ATGGCAGGTGTATTGACGAAATTCACTAAGGCAACAGCCAGAATCAGCAGGAATGGGAAAATCATCAACAATGCACCGCGTTGCTCTT ATGGAACAGAACACAGGGTTGTGGCCAAGAACCCTGTTGTCGAAATGGACGGTGACGAGATGACTAGGATCATCTGGGAAAAAATCAAGGAAAGATTAATCTTCCCATACGTTAAGGTAGAATGTTTGTACTACGACTTAGGACTACCTTACAGAGATCAGACTGATGATCAAGTCACCATTGATGCTGCCCACGCTATCTTGAAGCACAATGTTGGCATCAAGTGTGCCACAATTACCCCAGACGAACAGAGAGTAGAAG aattcaagttgaagaaaatGTGGCTGTCGCCAAATGGCACGATCAGGAACATTTTGGGCGGTACCGTCTTCAGAGAACCCATCCTCTGTAAAAACATTCCAAAGTTGGTGCCTGGTTGGATAAATCCTATTGTTATTGGTCGTCATGCTTTTGGTGACCAATACAAAGCAACAGATTTCGTGGTACCTGGACCTGGAAAG GTTGAAATGACTTACACCTCGACTGATGGCAAAGTTCAAAAATATGATGTCTACACCTTCAAAGGAGCCGGTGTTGCTTTGGGGATGTACAACACAGACGAAAGTATTAAAGCATTCGCTCATTCATCATTCCAAGTTGCTTTGAACAAAGGATGGCCCCTATACCTTTCgacaaaaaatacaattttgaaaAGATACGATGGTAGATTCAAGGACATTTTCCAAGAAATTTACGAAAA AGAGTACAAACCGCAGTTCGAAGCTAAAAAGATTTGGTATGAACATCGTCTTATCGATGATATGGTTGCACAAGCTCTCAAATCTTCTGGAAAATTCGTATGGTCCTGCAAAAACTACGACGGAGATGTGCAATCAGATATCGTAGCTCAAGGTTACGGATCCTTAGGCATGATGACGTCAGTGCTTATGTGCCCAGATGGAAAAACGATTGAATCTGAAGCTGCCCATGGAACAGTAACCAGGCATTacag GGAACACCAAAAAGGAAACCAGACATCAACTAACCCAATTGCATCTATCTTTGCTTGGACAAGAGGGTTAGAACACAGAGGAATTCTTGACGGAACCCCCGATCTCGTTAATTTCGCTAAAACCTTGGAAAAGGCTTGCGTTGATTGTGTTGAATCAGGAAAACTGACCAAAGACTTAGCTGCTTCTATTCATGGAGGTTTCAGCAACGTGAAACCAGATATGTACCTTAATACTCAAGATTTCCTTGAAGCTATTGCTGAACAATTAGAGAAAACGATTAAACATTGA
- the LOC123679273 gene encoding L-galactose dehydrogenase-like has protein sequence MLDNPPTFIYSFHDEYSSRKMKYKKLGSTDLIVSNLSLGTGGFSHFYGDCSLDECKLLVEEALKSGINYIDTGPWYGHGTSEKILGECLKNVPRSSYYIGSKVGRYEADPKLMFDFSAKKTRESVETSLKRLKLDYIDVMQVHDVEFAPSLDVILNETLPTLQELLNEGKIHYIGITGYPNSVLKEVIEKSSVKISTILSYTRLTMIDQSLNDFIPFYKSHNIGVINASVHGMGLLTNDGPQPWHPASEHLKKTCEKAADYCKENGVELGRLALYFGLKQNGPDTILTGVNNRVLLQSNLDVVQNGLQEKEMRVFEEVIKRFFTGLKETQWEGVELKKFKENSFSAFL, from the exons ATGTTGGATAATCCACCTACTTTTATATATAGCTTCCATGATGAATATTCATCAAGAAAAATGAAGTACAAAAAATTGGGAAGTACGGACCTGATTGTATCGAATTTATCTTTGGGAACTGGCGGATTTAGTCATTTTTATGG AGACTGCTCTCTGGATGAATGCAAATTGTTGGTAGAGGAAGCTTTGAAGTCAGGAATCAACTATATTGACACTGGGCCATGGTACGGTCATGGAACATCAGAAAAAATTTTGGGCGAA TGCCTCAAAAACGTTCCGAGATCATCCTATTATATTGGAAGTAAAGTTGGTCGGTATGAAGCCGATCCAAAATTAATGTTCGATTTTTCTGCGAAAAAAACTAGAGAAAGTGTTGAAACATCATTGAAAAGGCTCAAATTGGATTACATTGATGTGATGCAG GTTCACGATGTTGAATTTGCACCATCCTTAGATGTAATCCTCAATGAAACCCTTCCAACATTGCAAGAACTCTTAAATGAAGGAAAGATTCATTATATTGGCATAACCGGATATCCAAACTCAGTTCTGAAAGAAGTTATTGAAAAGAGTTCGGTTAAAATAAGCACAATACTTTCATATACTCGACTTACTATGATTGATCAAAGTTTAAACGATTTTATTCCCTTCTATAAG tcccATAATATTGGTGTTATAAACGCTTCTGTGCATGGAATGGGACTGCTTACAAATGACGGTCCTCAGCCATGGCATCCTgcttcagaacacttaaaaaaaaCTTGTGAGAAAGCAGCGGATTATTGTAAG GAAAATGGTGTTGAGCTAGGAAGATTAGCCCTCTATTTCGGTTTGAAACAAAATGGACCAGATACTATTTTGACCGGAGTTAATAATCGTGTTTTATTACAATCAAATTTGGATGTTGTCCAAAATGGGTTGCAAGAAAAAGAAATGCGAGTCTTTGAGGAAGTTATTAAAAG atttttcaCTGGATTGAAGGAAACCCAGTGGGAAGGagtagaattgaaaaaattcaaggaaaattcTTTTTCTGCTTTTTTGTAG
- the LOC123679243 gene encoding NAD(P) transhydrogenase, mitochondrial-like gives MAKGLFQGAIKSRALYKIYGNQYGYSSRIHSIHKQKPERFLNRNFSTSNPETRGIAAEKLTIGVPKEIWKNERRVALTPSAAATLIKKGFTINVEENAGVGATFRNQDYQGVGCNIKDSSAAFNSDIVLKVRQPLENEIEKFKEYSTLISFLYPGNNTSLVNQLAEKKITAFAMDCIPRITRAQVFDALSSMANISGYRAVVEAANHFPRFFSGQITAAGKVPPAKVLIIGGGVAGLAAAGQAKAMGAIVRAFDTRSAVKEQIESMGAEFLTINIKEEGGTAAGYSKEMSKAFIDAEHALFAKQCKEVDIIISTALIPGKKAPLLILKEHILSMKPGSVVVDLAAEAGGNIETTKPGEIYDFNGVTHIGLTDLASRLPTQSSTLYANNVSKFFLSMCEKDHFNVNLEDDVVRGSIVLHEGKLLWPAPPLAVTSTPPPSVPKPKTAKLKEEQNQNPLLAKVQESLICTSGVGTLLGLGVVSPNAAFTSMLTTFGLSGIVGYHTVWGVTPALHSPLMSVTNAISGITAVGGILLMNGGYYPTNSVEALAASAAFISFINISGGFLVTKRMLDMFKRPGDPKEYNYLYGIPAAAFLGGYGYAALSGLPEIHQAAYLAASLCCVGALAGLSSQKTARWGNNIGMIGVAGGIAATLGQLDLTPEVLAQIAGCAVGGGALGALIAKKIEITDLPQLVAAFHSLVGLAAVLTCGATFLHDFPTFETDPAANVVKTALFLGTYIGGVTFSGSLVAYGKLQGLLNSSPLLLPGRHALNSAMLLGSLGAGGYLFYDPTLAGGLGALGTTAALSAAMGVTLTSAIGGADMPVVITVLNSYSGWALCAEGFMLNNNLMTIVGALIGSSGAILSYIMCKAMNRSLPNVILGGYGTSSTGGGKPMEITGTHTEVSVDGAVEAIRNAKNVIIVPGYGLCVAKAQYPIAEMVNTLKSQGKNVRFAIHPVAGRMPGQLNVLLAEAGVPYDDVFEMEEINDDFPSTDLVLVIGANDTVNSAAEDDPNSAIAGMPVLKVWNSEHVIVMKRSLGVGYAAVDNPVFYKPNTSMLLGDAKKTCDQLLAKIKEASED, from the exons ATGGCTAAGGGATTATTCCAAGGTGCTATCAAATCCAGAGCTCTGTATAAAATTTACGGAAATCAGTATGGCTATTCCAGTAGAATACATTCCATACATAAACAAAAACCTGAAAGATTTTTAAATAGGAATTTTTCAACTTCGAACCCAGAAACTAGAGGAATAGCAGCAGAAAAATTGACCATTGGTgtccccaaagaaatttggaagAATGAAAGAAG AGTGGCCCTTACACCTTCAGCAGCTGCTACACTCATCAAAAAAGGATTCACTATCAATGTAGAAGAAAACGCAGGAGTTGGTGCGACCTTCAGAAATCAAGATTACCAAGGTGTTGGGTGCAATATTAAAGATAGTTCAGCTGCATTTAACTCAG atattgTTTTGAAAGTGCGACAGCCACTAGaaaatgaaatcgaaaaattcaaagaatattcAACGCTTATATCATTCCTTTACCCTGGAAATAACACATCCTTGGTTAACCAACTGGCGGAAAAGAAAATAACAGCGTTTG CTATGGACTGCATTCCTCGTATCACTAGGGCACAAGTTTTCGATGCTTTGAGTTCCATGGCCAATATTTCTGGATATAGGGCAGTTGTAGAAGCGGCAAATCATTTTCCAAGATTTTTCTCAG GACAAATCACAGCTGCAGGTAAAGTACCGCCTGCAAAAGTACTCATCATTGGCGGAGGAGTTGCTGGTTTAGCAGCAGCTGGTCAAGCCAAAGCTATGGGTGCAATAGTCAGAGCTTTTGACACGAGATCAGCTGTTAAAGAACAAATAGAATCGATGGGCGCTGAATTTCTTACCATCAACATCAAA GAAGAAGGTGGTACTGCTGCTGGATACAGTAAAGAAATGTCCAAAGCATTCATTGATGCTGAGCACGCTCTATTCGCAAAGCAATGTAAGGAAGTTGACATCATAATATCTACAGCTTTAATTCCAGGAAAGAAGGCCCCACTTTTGATTTTGAAA GAACATATACTATCCATGAAACCAGGTAGTGTCGTCGTGGATCTAGCTGCAGAAGCTGGCGGTAACATTGAAACAACAAAACCAGGAGAAATCTACGACTTCAACGGCGTTACCCACATAGGACTAACAGATTTGGCTAGTAGATTACCCACTCAGAGCTCTACTTTGTACGCCAACAATGTATCCAAATTTTTCTTGTCGATGT GCGAAAAAGATCATTTCAACGTGAACTTAGAAGACGACGTTGTCAGGGGTAGTATAGTATTGCATGAGGGAAAACTGCTGTGGCCGGCTCCTCCCCTAGCTGTGACTTCAACTCCGCCTCCTTCGGTACCAAAACCCAAAACGGCAAAACTCAAAGAAGAGCAAAATCAAAACCCTCTCTTGGCCAAAGTTCAAGAATCTCTTATTTGCACTTCAG GTGTTGGAACCCTCCTCGGTTTGGGAGTTGTATCACCGAACGCAGCATTCACATCTATGTTGACCACCTTTGGCTTGTCTGGAATCGTAGGATACCATACAGTGTGGGGCGTTACACCAGCTCTACATTCTCCTCTTATGTCTGTAACTAATGCCATCTCTGGAATAACTGCTGTTGGCGGTATCCTCTTGATGAACGGAGGATACTATCCCACCAATTCAGTAGAG GCCTTGGCTGCTTCTGCCGCATTCATCTCCTTCATCAACATATCCGGAGGATTCTTGGTCACCAAGCGGATGCTTGACATGTTCAAGAGACCAGGAGATCCAAAAGAATACAATTACCTGTACGGTATACCTGCTGCAGCATTTTTAGGAGGTTATGGTTACGCCGCACTTTCAGGATTACCAGAAATCCATCAAGCAGCCTACTTGGCGGCATCCTTATGTTGCGTTGGAGCTTTAGCTGGTCTCAGCTCTCAGAAGACAGCCAGATGGGGAAATAATATCGGAATG ATTGGTGTAGCTGGTGGTATAGCTGCAACTCTAGGCCAATTGGATCTCACACCTGAAGTATTAGCCCAAATTGCAGGTTGTGCCGTAGGAGGAGGAGCTTTAGGAGCACTTATagcgaaaaaaatcgaaattactGATCTACCTCAATTGGTAGCTGCATTCCACAG TCTAGTCGGTCTGGCAGCAGTACTAACGTGTGGAGCTACCTTCCTTCATGATTTCCCAACATTCGAAACCGACCCAGCTGCTAATGTTGTAAAAACAGCTTTGTTCCTTGGAACGTACATCGGCGGTGTAACATTCAGTGGTTCTCTTGTAGCTTATGGAAAACTCCAGGGTCTTCTCAATTCATCTCCATTACTTCTACCAGGAAGACACGCTTTGAACAGCGCTATGCTGTTGGGAAGCTTAGGAGCTGGAGGTTACCTCTTCTACGACCCTACTCTTGCAGGTGGTTTGGGCGCTCTTGGTACAACAGCTGCTCTTTCAGCTGCTATGGGAGTTACCTTGACTTCAGCAATTGGAG GTGCTGATATGCCAGTAGTCATAACTGTCTTGAACAGTTACTCTGGCTGGGCTCTATGCGCGGAAGGCttcatgttgaataataatctgATGACCATTGTTGGTGCTCTGATTGGATCTTCCGGAGCTATTCTTTCATATATTATGTGCAAG GCCATGAATCGTTCTTTGCCGAATGTTATTCTCGGTGGTTATGGTACCTCGAGTACCGGGGGTGGAAAGCCGATGGAAATCACTGGAACCCACACTGAAGTCAGTGTAGATGGAGCTGTAGAAGCCATAAGAAACGCgaaaaatgtcattattgtacCTGGTTATGGTCTTTGCGTGGCTAAGGCTCAGTACCCGATTGCCGAAATGGTTAACACGTTGAAGAGTCAGGGCAAAAATGTCAGATTCGCTATACATCCTGTGGCAG GTCGTATGCCAGGACAATTGAACGTGCTCCTTGCAGAAGCTGGAGTTCCTTACGACGACGTATTCGAGATGGAAGAAATCAATGATGATTTCCCATCTACTGACTTGGTTCTAGTCATAGGCGCTAATGACACTGTTAACAGTGCTGCAGAAGACGATCCCAATTCTGCCATCGCAGGCATGCCTGTACTGAAAGTATGGAACTCTGAACACGTGATCGTGATGAAGAGATCCCTAGGAGTGGGTTATGCTGCAGTGGACAACCCTGTATTCTACAAACCTAATACCTCTATGTTGCTGGGAGATGCCAAGAAGACTTGTGATCAGCTCTTGGCCAAGATAAAGGAAGCAAGCGAGGACTAG
- the LOC123679253 gene encoding alpha-1,2-mannosyltransferase ALG9: MGRVTASLKLRQNATKTRKEIKTKDTRRSSKQQTKPPETSRSPLLFPAGDTAFKAILSARFSAAIWSHITDCDETFNYWEPMHFLIFGKGLQTWEYSPVYALRSYTYILFHAVPALIYQKLFQPNPLLIFYFTRCLLGLLAVFFEVYFYKAVCREFGIHIGRLCLAFLLFSPGMFISSTAFLPSSFAMYMFMGACAAWWGRKYNLAVFFTALGSLLGWPFAALLGVPIAYDMLVRQKLYKDFVMWSSISAVVILVPMTIIDSMYYGRLVIAPLNIVKYNVLGGAGPELYGTEPFSFYFINGFLNFNFVWVLALLSPIAITAYYLFVPTKQPTTFTLPYWISLSPILLWMVVFLLQPHKEERFLFPIYPMICLCGAIALDVIQKLTFRVWTIFNTMPSGTHYLDKTMFIMYFTIIITSLMGISRICALYTYYHAPMDLLMEVNKYPLDFKVPEKSNINVCIGKDWHRFPNSFFLPNTQWDIRFIKSEFDGMLPAPYATTENATSIVHDYFNDQNLENPNVYININKCHFLLDLDLGKETTLEPNYGSMNNRWKLISSYTFLNNEKSSQFFRAFYIPYISYKYIEFGNFSLLRTKYIWK, encoded by the exons ATGGGTCGTGTGACCGCATCTCTAAAACTCCGACAGAATGCAACGAAAACGAGAAAAGAGATTAAGACTAAAGATACAAGGAGAAGTTCCAAGCAGCAAAC GAAACCCCCTGAAACTAGTCGTTCTCCACTGCTATTTCCTGCTGGGGATACTGCATTTAAAGCAATATTGTCTGCAAGGTTTAGTGCAGCTATTTGGTCTCATATCACTGACTGTGATGAAACTTTCAACTATTGGGAACCAATGCATTTTTTGA TATTTGGAAAAGGATTACAAACCTGGGAATATAGCCCAGTTTATGCTCTAAgatcatatacatatatactttTCCATGCCGTACCTGCtctaatatatcaaaaattatttcaacctaatcCATTGCTCATCTTTTACTTCACAAGATGTCTTTTAGGCTTACTTGCTGTATTTTTTGAAGTATATTTCTACAA AGCTGTTTGTCGAGAATTTGGGATACATATAGGTAGACTGTGTTTAGCATTCTTATTATTCTCACCAGGAATGTTCATTTCTAGTACAGCATTTTTACCATCGTCCTTTGCTATGTATATGTTTATGGGAGCATGCGCAGCATGGTGGGGACGAAAATATAACTTGGCTGTCTTTTTCACAGCTCTAGGTTCTCTCTTAG GTTGGCCTTTTGCTGCCTTATTGGGAGTTCCAATTGCATATGATATGCTAGTCAGGCAAAAACTTTACAAAGATTTTGTAATGTGGTCAAGCATTTCAGCTGTAGTTATATTGGTTCCTATGACTATCATAGATTCAATGTATTATGGAAGGCTTGTTATTGCCCCTCTGAATATTGTTAAGTATAATGTCCTAGGTGGTGCGGGACCTGAATTATATGGTACTGAgccattttcattttatttcataaatggATTCTTGAACTTCAATTTTGTTTGG GTATTGGCTCTATTGAGTCCTATAGCTATAACTGCCTACTATTTATTTGTACCAACAAAACAGCCAACAACTTTTACTCTACCATACTGGATTTCTTTGAGCCCTATTTTACTATGGATGGTTGTGTTTCTATTACAGCCACATAAAGAAGAAAG atttttattcCCTATTTATCCCATGATTTGTCTATGTGGTGCCATTGCACTTGATGTTATACAAAAATTGACGTTCAGAGTATGGACAATATTTAACACTATGCCATCCGGTACACATTACCTGGATAAGACAATGTTCATCATGTATTTTACAATAATTATCACCAGTCTAATGG gtatatCAAGGATTTGCGCTCTTTATACATACTATCATGCCCCAATGGATTTACTGATGGAGGTTAACAAATATCCCCTCGATTTCAAAGTACCTGAAAAATCTAATATAAATGTCTGCATTGGAAAAGATTGGCATAGATTTCCTAATTCCTTCTTTTTACCCAACACACAATGGGacatacgttttatcaaatctGAATTTGATGGTATGTTGCCCGCACCTTATGCTACGACAGAAAACGCCACAAGTATCGTTCATGATTATTTTAACGATCAAAACTTGGAAAATCCCAATGTGTATATCAATATCAACAAATGCCATTTCTTGTTGGATCTGGATTTGGGCAAAGAGACTACTTTGGAGCCTAATTATGGTTCTATGAATAATCGATGGAAACTGATTTCTTCTTACACTTTTTTGAATAACGAAAAATCCAGTCAGTTTTTCAGAGCTTTTTATATACCTTATATAAGTTATAAGTATATCGAATTTGGAAACTTTAGTCTCTTGAGAACGAAATATATATGGAAGTGA
- the LOC123679256 gene encoding eukaryotic translation initiation factor 2A, with translation MSVPIPLTIRSSFGISAIGGPPSLKALEGFQTVKSKTCRALLFTPNGDILAYLNDSQCVLLDTNNWSTKAVIQPCKAYQITFSPKGTYLLTWEPFTVTKDNPNGSPNLHIYETQTGKLIKSFEQRKQSNWQPQWSSDEKLVTRLVNTDIVFYEDLNFDKIVTRLKCFKVRSYCISPNPGSYFFICHTPGSPGQPSFGRLFKYPQLESQDAIANKSFFQADMVDYIWNSKGNNALLLTSTEVDKTGGSYYGKQGLHYIGLNGQTMMLTMSKEGPIYSVVWSPKNTEFCVIYGFMPPKATVFNLKCEPVFELGTGSFNTIYYNPQANLLLLGGFGNLSGNIYTWDTVNWKQIGSCLAPDTTLLEWSPDGAHFFTATTSPRLRVNNGFKIWHFSGALLLEQPCVVNEELYDLAWKKYPKYTFKEPKTSEKVQGIASSQPIASKQAYVPPSLRNRPTNSKLHNVGEKAHKPGGDSAPSKAALKLKKKREAKKAKKVDDDAEKDSVTAVSTVQINLSGDPEKDKKLKNLKKKLDAIKKLKEQQAQGKLLEINQLAKIKGEADLIKELQQLQV, from the exons ATGTCTGTACCGATACCTCTGACAA TTCGAAGCTCCTTTGGTATATCAGCTATAGGAGGACCTCCGTCACTTAAAGCATTAGAAGGATTTCAAACTGTAAAAAGCAAAACTTGTAGGGCTCTACTTTTCACCCCAAATGGAGATATTCTTGCATATTTGAATGATTCTCA aTGTGTATTGCTTGATACAAATAACTGGTCTACCAAAGCTGTAATACAGCCATGTAAGGCCTATCAAATAACTTTCTCTCCAAAGGGAACTTATTTGCTTACATGGGAGCCGTTCACTGTTACTAAGGATAACCCTAATGGCAGTCCAAATCTGCATATTTATGAAACACAGACTGGAAAATTAATCAAAAGTTTTGAACAAAGAAAGCAATCCAACTG GCAACCACAATGGAGCTCTGATGAGAAATTAGTGACAAGACTTGTCAACACAGATATTGTGTTTtatgaagatctaaattttgataaaatcgTTACAAGATTAAAGTGTTTTAAAGTAAGATCTTATTGTATCTCACCTAATCCTGgaagttatttttttatatgtcaTACCCCAGGAAGTCCTGGCCAACCATCATTTGGGAG attgttCAAATATCCCCAACTTGAAAGTCAAGATGCTATTGCTAATAAAAGCTTTTTCCAAGCTGATATGGTTGACTATATATGGAATTCTAAGGGAAATAATGCTCTTTTACTTACAAGTACAGAAGTTGATAAAACAGGGGGATCTTACTATGGTAAACAAGGTCTTCATTATATTGGCTTGAATGGGCAAACTATGATGTTAACAATGA GTAAAGAAGGACCAATTTATAGTGTTGTATGGTCTCCAAAAAATACTGAGTTCTGCGTAATATATGGCTTTATGCCACCTAAGGCTAcggtattcaatttaaaatgtgAGCCAGTTTTTGAACTTGGTACTGGATCTTTTAACACAATTTATTACAATCCACAAGCCAATTTGTTATTATTGGGAGGATTTGGCAATTTAAGTGGAAACATCTACACATGGGATACAGTCAATTGGAAACAGATAGGTTCTTGCTTAGCCCCAGATACAACATTGCTGGAATGGTCACCAGATGGCGCACATTTTTTTACAGCCACAACTTCACCAAGATTAAGGGTCAACAATGGATTTAAAATATGGCATTTTTCTGGTGCACTTCTCCTTGAGCAACCATGTGTCGTCAATGAAGAATTATATGATCTAGCCTGGAAG AAATATCCCAAATATACTTTCAAAGAGCCAAAAACTTCGGAAAAGGTTCAAGGCATTGCTTCCTCTCAACCTATAGCTTCAAAGCAAGCTTATGTTCCTCCGTCCCTTAGAAACCGACCAACTAATTCCAAACTTCATAATGTTGGTGAAAAAGCTCATAAACCAG GTGGTGATTCTGCACCTTCAAAGGCTGCATTAAAACTTAAGAAAAAGAGGGAGGCAAAAAAGGCAAAGAAAGTGGATGACGATGCAGAAAAAGATAGTGTAACTGCAGTCAGCAcagttcaaataaatttaagtgGAGATCCAGAAAAAGACAAGAAGTTGAAGAATCTGAAAAAG AAACTGGATGCAATTAAGAAGTTGAAAGAACAACAAGCCCAAGGAAAACTTTTGGAAATCAATCAATTGGCTAAAATAAAGGGGGAAGCTGATTTAATCAAAGAATTGCAACAGTTACAAGTGTGA